A part of Patescibacteria group bacterium genomic DNA contains:
- a CDS encoding transketolase, whose translation MALHEDTIKNLELQANNIRQSIIEMLVEAGSGHTAGPLGMTDIFTYLYFYGLKHNPKIPDWPERDRLVLSNGHICPVLYATMAHAGYFSKDLLKTLRKFGSSLQGHPHRDFLPALETSSGPLGSGLSQSVGMALANRIDGGKTSGKFIFCMMSDGEHDCGNTWEAMMLAGKEKLGNLIAIVDRNNIQIDGYTEDIMPLEPFSDKYQSFNWHVQEIDGHNFSAIDEAVNRAKAVFDKPSVIIARTIPGKGVKEFERDYTWHGKPPNREEADMALAELRTLGGKIKSEHQ comes from the coding sequence ATGGCACTTCACGAAGATACAATAAAAAATCTCGAACTACAGGCTAACAATATTCGCCAGTCCATTATCGAGATGCTTGTCGAAGCGGGTTCGGGGCACACGGCAGGCCCTCTTGGCATGACCGACATTTTTACCTATTTATATTTTTATGGTTTGAAACATAATCCTAAAATTCCTGATTGGCCAGAACGCGACCGATTGGTACTTTCTAATGGCCACATCTGTCCGGTGCTCTACGCTACCATGGCGCACGCCGGATATTTTTCAAAAGACCTGCTCAAGACTTTACGAAAATTTGGTTCGTCGCTCCAAGGTCATCCGCATCGTGATTTTTTGCCAGCGCTTGAGACGAGTTCTGGGCCTCTTGGCTCTGGCCTTTCTCAGTCCGTGGGCATGGCACTCGCCAACAGAATTGATGGCGGTAAAACTTCCGGAAAATTTATTTTCTGCATGATGTCAGATGGTGAGCACGACTGTGGCAATACGTGGGAAGCCATGATGCTCGCTGGAAAAGAAAAACTAGGTAACCTAATTGCTATTGTTGATCGCAATAATATTCAAATCGACGGGTATACCGAAGACATTATGCCGCTCGAGCCTTTCAGTGATAAATACCAATCTTTCAATTGGCATGTTCAAGAAATTGATGGGCATAATTTTTCTGCGATTGATGAAGCGGTCAATCGAGCCAAAGCGGTTTTTGATAAACCAAGTGTGATTATTGCTCGGACGATTCCAGGAAAAGGAGTCAAGGAATTTGAACGAGATTATACTTGGCATGGCAAACCACCAAATAGGGAAGAAGCAGACATGGCTTTGGCCGAATTGCGAACGCTCGGTGGGAAGATCAAAAGTGAACATCAATAG
- a CDS encoding RpiB/LacA/LacB family sugar-phosphate isomerase: MKIYIGSDHAGFELKGMISRFLMNLGHEVVDKGAYQFLPDDDYPDFIIPVAQAISNDGGDPERSRGIIFGGSGQGEAIVANRFPHVRAVVFNGQYAPKDGREIPNEIKISREHNDSNILSLGARFLNEAEAQAAVKLWLETAFSNDGRHIRRLQKVDLISKA; encoded by the coding sequence ATGAAAATTTACATCGGATCTGATCATGCTGGATTTGAACTCAAGGGAATGATTTCCCGATTTTTGATGAATCTCGGTCACGAGGTGGTAGATAAAGGTGCCTATCAATTTTTGCCGGACGACGATTATCCAGATTTTATAATTCCTGTGGCGCAAGCGATTTCGAATGATGGTGGTGATCCCGAGCGCAGTCGAGGAATTATTTTTGGCGGTTCTGGTCAAGGGGAGGCCATTGTGGCTAATCGATTTCCGCATGTGAGAGCGGTAGTGTTCAACGGCCAATACGCCCCAAAAGACGGACGCGAAATTCCCAATGAAATTAAAATTTCTCGTGAGCACAATGATTCCAATATTCTTTCACTCGGCGCGCGGTTTTTAAATGAAGCTGAAGCGCAGGCCGCGGTGAAGCTCTGGCTTGAAACAGCCTTTTCGAATGATGGTCGCCACATTCGTCGCTTGCAAAAAGTTGATTTAATTTCTAAGGCCTAG
- a CDS encoding glyceraldehyde 3-phosphate dehydrogenase NAD-binding domain-containing protein gives MKKIRVGINGLGRIGRAFLKVSLENKELEVVAVNDLGDAENMAYLLNFDSVYGRSGLEARGATGVLTVKGQEIKYLSEKDPAKLPWGDLNVDVVVESTGFFASYEKAKLHIAAGAKRVVITAPVKDEDPQGATVLVGINEEKLQTCVVSSNASCTTNASSPVIAILDEAIGIEKAILNTVHAYTATQALVDAPAGKKGLREGRAAAVNIIPSSTGAGIAMTKAYTKLTGLFEGISLRVPVTCGSIADITFIAKRDTTIEEVNEILRGAAAAPRWSGIFAVSEVGEDLVSTDIVGRAEGAIADLSMTRVVGGNLVKVLAWYDNEMGYTHTLVRHVIEAGKLV, from the coding sequence ATGAAAAAAATCAGAGTTGGAATCAACGGACTTGGAAGAATTGGCAGAGCATTTTTGAAAGTTTCTTTGGAAAACAAGGAATTGGAAGTGGTGGCGGTCAATGATTTGGGAGATGCGGAAAACATGGCGTATCTTTTAAATTTTGACTCTGTGTACGGTAGAAGCGGATTGGAAGCTAGGGGGGCAACGGGAGTTTTGACGGTGAAAGGTCAGGAAATTAAATATCTTTCAGAAAAAGATCCGGCTAAATTGCCATGGGGAGATTTGAATGTTGATGTGGTTGTAGAATCGACCGGTTTTTTTGCTAGTTACGAAAAAGCTAAATTACATATTGCTGCCGGAGCAAAACGTGTGGTGATTACCGCGCCAGTCAAAGACGAAGATCCACAGGGTGCAACGGTTTTAGTTGGAATTAACGAAGAAAAATTGCAAACCTGCGTGGTCAGTTCAAACGCCTCGTGCACCACAAACGCTTCGAGCCCCGTGATTGCGATTTTAGATGAAGCGATCGGAATTGAGAAAGCGATTTTAAATACGGTGCATGCCTACACCGCTACTCAAGCGCTTGTTGATGCTCCTGCGGGAAAAAAAGGTTTGCGTGAAGGACGTGCCGCGGCAGTAAATATTATTCCATCGAGCACCGGAGCTGGGATAGCGATGACAAAGGCGTACACAAAACTAACAGGGTTGTTTGAGGGTATTTCCCTTCGCGTTCCGGTCACCTGTGGATCGATTGCCGATATTACTTTTATTGCAAAACGCGATACGACAATAGAAGAGGTTAATGAAATTCTGCGCGGCGCCGCAGCGGCGCCGCGCTGGTCCGGTATTTTTGCAGTTTCTGAAGTCGGTGAAGATCTCGTTTCCACAGACATTGTCGGTCGCGCTGAAGGCGCTATCGCTGATCTTTCTATGACGCGAGTGGTTGGAGGAAATTTGGTAAAAGTTTTGGCGTGGTACGACAATGAGATGGGGTACACTCACACGCTCGTGCGACATGTGATTGAAGCGGGGAAGTTGGTTTAG
- the gatB gene encoding Asp-tRNA(Asn)/Glu-tRNA(Gln) amidotransferase subunit GatB: MSQKKYSPTIGLEIHAELKTLTKMFCNSKNDPDEQKPNVNICPVCMGHPGTLPVINKEAVKHVLKVGVAVEGELADFTEFDRKNYFYPDIPKGYQISQYKYPLVKGGTLSGVALTRIHLEEDTARSGHDEGDYSLVDFNRAGLPLMELVTEPVIKSAEEAGTFARELQLLLRYLGVSNANMEKGEMRVEANISVSDTDTFGTKVEVKNLNSFRSVERAVRFELERQIDVLESGEKVIQETRGWDDGKQVTFSQRAKEESHDYRYFPDPDLPKLMISEIPEFASAALKKEIPELPREVRERLSTSYGDKLTEENREIFVRVIPFGNYFNAVISAFAGEKKHEKIAINYLTSDLIGLMKKDFGDSWEEEFAKVSTKISPENFAKLMRQVGESVISSRGAKDVLALMYKDGGDPVVLAEKAGLLQKSNEGELSEIVKTILQANPKVVEDFKNGKEASLQFLVGQGMRATKGSANPAMLATMIRESIAK; the protein is encoded by the coding sequence ATGTCACAAAAGAAATATTCACCTACAATTGGACTCGAAATTCACGCAGAACTCAAAACACTGACCAAGATGTTTTGCAACTCCAAGAATGATCCGGATGAGCAGAAACCTAACGTCAATATTTGTCCTGTCTGCATGGGGCACCCGGGCACGCTTCCTGTGATCAACAAAGAAGCGGTTAAACATGTTTTGAAAGTTGGCGTGGCCGTAGAAGGTGAGCTCGCTGATTTTACTGAATTTGATCGTAAGAATTATTTTTATCCTGATATACCAAAAGGCTATCAGATCAGTCAATACAAATATCCGCTGGTAAAAGGCGGCACACTTTCTGGCGTGGCGCTGACTCGAATTCACCTCGAGGAAGATACGGCTCGATCGGGACATGACGAAGGCGACTACAGTCTTGTGGACTTTAATCGCGCAGGATTACCGCTCATGGAATTAGTAACTGAGCCTGTCATTAAAAGTGCGGAAGAAGCGGGAACATTTGCGCGTGAGTTGCAACTCTTGTTGCGATACCTAGGAGTGTCTAATGCCAACATGGAAAAAGGAGAAATGCGTGTTGAGGCAAATATTTCAGTGAGCGACACCGATACGTTTGGAACGAAAGTTGAAGTAAAAAATCTTAACTCATTTCGATCTGTTGAGCGCGCGGTGCGTTTTGAGCTTGAACGTCAGATCGACGTACTCGAGAGTGGAGAAAAAGTCATTCAAGAAACTCGAGGGTGGGATGATGGAAAACAGGTCACATTTAGTCAGCGCGCCAAGGAAGAATCCCATGATTATCGTTATTTTCCTGACCCCGATCTTCCGAAACTGATGATTTCTGAGATTCCAGAATTTGCTAGTGCCGCGCTTAAAAAAGAGATACCAGAGCTACCGAGGGAAGTGCGAGAGAGGCTCTCCACTTCGTATGGAGACAAATTGACCGAAGAAAATCGAGAGATTTTTGTGCGGGTGATTCCTTTCGGAAATTATTTTAACGCAGTCATCTCGGCTTTTGCTGGAGAAAAAAAACATGAAAAAATTGCCATTAATTACTTAACGTCTGATTTGATTGGGTTGATGAAAAAAGATTTCGGTGATTCGTGGGAAGAAGAATTTGCAAAAGTTTCCACTAAAATTTCTCCGGAAAATTTTGCCAAGCTCATGCGTCAAGTAGGGGAATCAGTTATTTCTTCCCGCGGCGCGAAAGATGTTCTTGCTTTGATGTACAAGGACGGAGGCGATCCAGTGGTTCTCGCTGAAAAGGCTGGCCTCCTACAAAAAAGTAATGAAGGGGAGTTGAGCGAGATTGTAAAGACTATACTTCAGGCTAATCCAAAAGTGGTTGAAGATTTTAAAAATGGAAAAGAAGCCTCGTTGCAATTTTTGGTGGGGCAGGGCATGAGAGCCACCAAGGGTTCGGCTAATCCCGCGATGTTGGCGACGATGATCCGTGAAAGTATCGCAAAATAG
- the obgE gene encoding GTPase ObgE, with translation MAFVDELKMHMKAGNGGRGIVSWLHEKGKEFGGPAGGDGGNGGNVIVRGARDIGVLAKYRHEKEFRAENGESGKNKSMHGRGGNDLEILLPVGSLVTNLRTKKVVELLKEGESVLLLSGGRGGYGNEHFKGSKNIRPYEWTPGKPGDEADFFIELRLVADAGLIGLPNAGKSSLLNELTNATAKVGNYQFTTLEPNLGDFYGHILADIPGLIEGASEGKGLGHQFLRHIERTKVLLHCISLENEDVLEVYKTIRAELKAYNPKLTQKPEVIILTKTDMVSEEDVAKKLKKLSKKTTDILTVSTIDTDSLKKLKKDLTAILKKYSV, from the coding sequence ATGGCCTTCGTAGACGAATTAAAAATGCACATGAAAGCCGGCAATGGTGGCCGGGGTATTGTCTCGTGGTTGCACGAGAAAGGTAAAGAATTCGGCGGTCCTGCCGGAGGCGACGGTGGCAATGGAGGAAATGTGATCGTGCGCGGGGCGAGGGACATCGGTGTGCTCGCTAAGTATCGACATGAAAAAGAATTTCGGGCTGAGAACGGTGAAAGTGGCAAAAACAAAAGTATGCACGGAAGAGGCGGCAATGATTTGGAAATTCTTTTGCCGGTTGGATCGCTTGTCACAAACTTGCGAACCAAAAAGGTGGTGGAACTTTTGAAGGAAGGCGAATCGGTGTTGTTACTCTCAGGTGGCCGCGGCGGCTATGGCAACGAGCACTTCAAGGGTTCAAAAAATATTCGACCGTACGAATGGACTCCGGGGAAACCCGGGGACGAGGCAGATTTTTTTATTGAACTTCGACTGGTGGCCGACGCGGGACTTATCGGACTGCCAAACGCTGGAAAATCATCTCTTCTCAATGAGCTGACTAACGCCACGGCTAAAGTTGGCAATTACCAATTTACAACACTCGAACCTAACCTCGGAGATTTTTACGGACACATTCTTGCTGACATCCCAGGTCTTATTGAGGGCGCGTCGGAAGGCAAAGGACTCGGCCATCAATTTTTGCGTCACATCGAACGAACCAAAGTGCTTTTGCATTGTATCTCACTTGAAAATGAAGATGTTTTGGAAGTGTATAAAACTATCCGCGCAGAACTCAAGGCCTACAATCCGAAGTTAACGCAAAAGCCTGAGGTGATCATTCTCACAAAAACCGATATGGTTTCTGAGGAAGACGTTGCTAAGAAGTTAAAAAAACTTTCCAAAAAAACAACCGACATTCTCACGGTTTCGACAATTGACACCGACTCGCTCAAAAAATTAAAGAAAGATTTGACGGCTATTTTAAAAAAGTACTCGGTTTAA
- a CDS encoding four helix bundle protein: MKIEKFEDILSWQRAKSLAVLLYKILKDNKDYGFRDQIQRAVVSISNNIAEGYERRSNKEFKQFLYVAKGSCGEVRSMAHVGVELGYLKESDFKEIYSSSIEISKLLSGLIKVL, translated from the coding sequence ATGAAGATAGAAAAATTTGAGGATATACTTTCGTGGCAAAGGGCAAAAAGTTTAGCTGTCTTACTTTATAAAATTTTAAAAGATAATAAAGATTACGGTTTTAGGGATCAGATTCAGAGAGCGGTAGTGAGTATTTCAAATAATATTGCGGAAGGATATGAAAGGAGAAGCAATAAAGAGTTCAAGCAATTTTTATACGTGGCGAAAGGGTCATGTGGAGAAGTTCGCTCAATGGCTCATGTTGGTGTAGAGTTAGGATATCTCAAGGAGAGCGATTTCAAGGAAATTTATTCAAGTTCCATTGAGATCTCAAAACTTCTGTCCGGTCTTATTAAGGTGCTGTAA
- a CDS encoding MYG1 family protein, giving the protein MDKKVVIATHDGMFHPDDIFAVATLLCLLEKTPVLTTVIRTRDEDRLRKADFVVDVGGAHDEKNNRFDHHQAGGAGKRANGISFAAFGLVWQKYGKDIAGSEKLAASVDQKLVSSIDAGDNGIDIYKKNFDDVEPYLVGDFFHNLRPTWQESIDSLDTKFLEAVAIARQILTREIEHSRGSLEAEKLVIAAYESSKDKRVVVLDAFYPHQKTLGGFSEPLFVVHPRPDGKWNVGAIRDDEASFKNRKNLPEAWAGKRDAELASVTGVPDAVFCHNGRFMAVAQSKAGAIKLAELALSS; this is encoded by the coding sequence ATGGACAAAAAGGTTGTAATTGCTACGCATGATGGCATGTTCCACCCGGATGATATTTTTGCTGTGGCTACTCTTTTGTGTTTGTTGGAGAAAACTCCTGTGTTGACTACCGTGATTAGAACTCGCGATGAAGATAGATTGCGCAAGGCAGATTTTGTGGTGGATGTTGGTGGCGCGCATGACGAAAAAAACAACCGTTTTGATCATCATCAAGCGGGAGGTGCGGGGAAGCGAGCGAATGGAATCTCCTTCGCCGCGTTCGGTTTGGTGTGGCAGAAGTATGGCAAGGATATTGCCGGTTCAGAAAAGTTGGCGGCCTCGGTGGATCAAAAATTGGTTTCTTCGATTGACGCGGGCGATAACGGCATCGATATTTATAAAAAAAACTTTGATGACGTTGAGCCGTATCTTGTGGGTGATTTTTTCCACAATCTCAGACCAACATGGCAGGAATCGATCGACTCACTCGACACAAAATTTTTAGAAGCAGTTGCTATCGCGCGGCAAATTTTGACGCGTGAAATTGAGCACTCTAGGGGCTCGCTTGAAGCGGAAAAATTGGTGATTGCGGCGTATGAATCGTCGAAAGACAAACGAGTGGTTGTGCTCGACGCTTTTTATCCTCACCAAAAAACCCTGGGAGGATTTTCGGAGCCGTTGTTTGTGGTGCATCCTCGCCCCGACGGTAAATGGAATGTCGGCGCCATTCGGGATGACGAAGCGTCATTTAAAAATCGGAAGAATTTGCCAGAGGCTTGGGCTGGCAAGCGCGACGCTGAGTTAGCTTCTGTCACCGGCGTTCCCGATGCTGTTTTTTGTCACAACGGTCGCTTCATGGCCGTTGCACAATCAAAAGCCGGGGCGATTAAGCTCGCGGAGCTCGCTCTGAGTTCATAA
- a CDS encoding adenylyltransferase/cytidyltransferase family protein produces MKKAENNKKPLVVAVSGGFDPVHIGHVRMFNEAKKLGDKLVVILNNDNWLKNKKGEPFMPEAERKEILEALAAVDEVVLTSHPEIVTDTSVCAELEKIRPDIFANGGDRRNPDEIPSLESVVCNKHNIKMVFNIGHGGKVQSSSWLVNKQKNNKK; encoded by the coding sequence ATGAAAAAAGCAGAAAACAACAAGAAACCCCTCGTAGTCGCTGTTTCTGGGGGATTTGACCCAGTCCACATCGGTCACGTGCGGATGTTTAACGAGGCTAAAAAACTCGGGGACAAATTGGTTGTAATTTTAAACAACGATAACTGGCTAAAAAATAAAAAGGGCGAACCGTTTATGCCAGAAGCCGAGCGGAAAGAAATTTTGGAGGCTTTAGCCGCAGTCGATGAAGTGGTGTTGACCTCACATCCAGAAATAGTGACTGACACGAGCGTTTGCGCCGAGCTTGAAAAAATCCGACCTGACATTTTTGCGAACGGCGGAGATCGTAGAAACCCCGATGAAATTCCCAGTTTAGAAAGTGTCGTATGCAACAAGCACAATATCAAAATGGTTTTCAATATCGGTCATGGAGGCAAGGTGCAGTCGAGTTCATGGCTTGTTAACAAGCAAAAGAATAATAAAAAATAA
- a CDS encoding ABC transporter permease — translation MDIFYWPVMEILIWGFLSVYIDKLQLGGLNVVTVLLGAIVFWVLLDQSQKAVSIAFLEEVWEKNLLNIFVTPLTVSEFLTSTIFVGLIRIILAALVMIPLAFFLYSFNLFTLGLYLIPFVAILLLFGWTLGLFSTAVILRFGTSAQIFAWGFIVLIQPFSAVFYPVSALPKFLQPLAYMIPSTYVFEGMRHVIALGTLPLRDLAFGFGSTLFYAVLVVWFFATMFAQVKRTGRLLKLD, via the coding sequence ATGGATATTTTCTATTGGCCGGTGATGGAAATTTTAATTTGGGGATTTCTCAGTGTCTACATTGATAAATTACAGCTCGGTGGTTTAAATGTTGTGACAGTTCTTTTGGGAGCGATTGTCTTTTGGGTGTTACTCGATCAATCACAAAAAGCCGTTTCTATCGCATTCTTGGAAGAAGTTTGGGAGAAAAATCTTTTAAATATTTTTGTAACGCCACTGACTGTTTCTGAGTTTCTCACGTCGACTATTTTTGTAGGATTGATACGAATTATTCTCGCGGCGCTCGTTATGATTCCGCTGGCCTTTTTCCTCTACAGTTTCAACTTATTTACGCTCGGGTTGTACTTGATTCCATTTGTGGCAATCTTGCTTCTGTTTGGTTGGACGTTGGGTCTTTTCAGCACGGCTGTCATTTTGCGTTTTGGCACGTCAGCGCAGATATTTGCGTGGGGTTTTATTGTTCTTATTCAACCTTTCAGTGCCGTGTTTTATCCGGTTTCAGCGCTTCCGAAATTTTTACAACCACTCGCGTATATGATTCCTTCGACGTACGTTTTTGAGGGTATGCGACATGTGATTGCCCTCGGAACTTTGCCACTTCGGGATTTGGCCTTCGGTTTCGGGAGTACTCTTTTTTACGCCGTGCTGGTCGTTTGGTTTTTTGCTACAATGTTTGCACAGGTGAAGCGGACGGGTAGGTTGCTAAAGCTTGATTAG
- a CDS encoding ABC transporter ATP-binding protein, with translation MPNAVIEVKNLAKTFNKIPAVKGISFNVYEGEICGLLGPNGAGKTTTIQMILDLITPTSGDIKIFGKHMSSHREEILGAMNFSSPYVALPGNLTVMENLKTFSRLYGVSDVKSKIAELSSFFEIKDFLGKMTSNLSTGQLTRVNLTKALLNDPKLLLLDEPTSSLDPDIADRTRKMLLKIRSERKVTMLYTTHNMAEVEEICDRVIFINHGEIKDEGTPIELIKKYGKNDLNDVFLHIARNEDSKFEALNPKSETNS, from the coding sequence ATGCCGAACGCAGTTATCGAAGTAAAAAATCTCGCTAAAACGTTTAACAAAATTCCTGCGGTAAAAGGAATTTCTTTCAATGTGTATGAAGGAGAAATTTGTGGACTTTTGGGCCCAAACGGAGCAGGGAAGACCACGACCATTCAAATGATTCTCGATCTTATTACGCCAACCTCCGGTGACATAAAAATTTTCGGCAAGCATATGAGTAGCCATCGAGAAGAAATTTTAGGGGCGATGAATTTTTCGTCACCGTACGTTGCTCTTCCGGGCAATTTGACCGTCATGGAAAATCTTAAAACCTTCTCGCGGTTGTATGGCGTTTCTGATGTTAAATCTAAAATTGCAGAACTGAGCAGTTTTTTCGAGATTAAAGATTTTTTAGGCAAGATGACTTCTAATTTATCGACTGGACAATTGACGAGGGTTAATCTTACGAAGGCGCTTTTAAATGATCCAAAACTTTTGCTTCTCGACGAACCGACCTCGAGCTTGGATCCCGACATTGCTGATCGTACCCGAAAAATGCTTTTGAAAATTCGGAGTGAACGAAAGGTGACGATGCTTTATACAACGCATAATATGGCCGAGGTTGAAGAAATTTGCGATCGAGTCATTTTTATTAATCACGGGGAAATAAAGGATGAAGGAACGCCAATTGAACTGATTAAGAAATACGGTAAGAACGACCTGAATGATGTTTTTTTACACATAGCGAGAAATGAAGATTCAAAATTCGAAGCACTAAACCCGAAATCCGAAACGAACTCTTAA
- a CDS encoding 5-(carboxyamino)imidazole ribonucleotide synthase, whose amino-acid sequence MTTNLSPLPVGSTVGILGGGQLGKMLAAAAAQLGYKPLIYCPEKDACALTVARGFVAGWEDGDALKFFAEQCGVITCELDEGPGFLWATKFLEGLGKKVFPGTEALLAAQDRRRGKEIAFSAGIKNPWYGVVTKASDFSHFADCSFPMLLKTCTGGYDGKGQRKVNSVEELEPAFAELGSVDCVLEKIVDFFFEFSVIVVRGQTGECRAYAPFRNFHENGILVETVWPERSIFVESVVASAALDSAKRIADRLEVVGLVAVEFFYARDGKILFNEFAVRPHNSGHVTLDWAYTSQFEQHIRAVCGLPFGSTAVRGQGGKMVNVIGNLEQVQASLPHPKARIYIYGKPARPGRKLGHINRPLMN is encoded by the coding sequence ATGACGACGAATTTGTCTCCGCTCCCAGTCGGTTCAACCGTTGGGATTTTAGGTGGTGGTCAACTTGGCAAGATGCTTGCTGCTGCGGCCGCTCAACTTGGATATAAACCCTTAATCTACTGTCCTGAAAAGGACGCCTGTGCGCTCACGGTTGCTCGAGGCTTTGTTGCAGGCTGGGAAGATGGCGATGCTTTGAAGTTTTTTGCCGAGCAGTGCGGTGTGATTACCTGCGAGCTCGACGAAGGTCCCGGTTTTCTTTGGGCCACCAAATTTTTGGAGGGCCTGGGTAAGAAAGTTTTCCCGGGCACAGAAGCACTCCTCGCGGCGCAGGATCGCAGGCGTGGAAAAGAGATTGCGTTTTCTGCTGGGATTAAAAATCCTTGGTACGGCGTGGTTACAAAAGCAAGCGACTTCAGTCACTTCGCGGATTGTTCCTTTCCCATGCTTTTAAAAACTTGCACCGGCGGTTACGACGGTAAAGGCCAACGGAAAGTAAATTCGGTGGAGGAGCTCGAGCCGGCTTTCGCTGAACTCGGAAGTGTCGACTGCGTCTTGGAAAAGATCGTCGATTTTTTCTTTGAGTTTTCGGTGATCGTTGTCCGGGGTCAGACCGGGGAATGTCGCGCCTATGCGCCGTTTCGGAATTTCCACGAGAATGGTATTTTGGTTGAAACGGTTTGGCCAGAGAGATCAATCTTTGTTGAGTCCGTAGTTGCTTCGGCTGCTCTTGATTCGGCGAAAAGGATTGCTGATCGTCTTGAAGTGGTTGGACTTGTGGCAGTTGAGTTTTTCTACGCTCGGGATGGTAAGATCCTTTTCAACGAATTTGCAGTTCGTCCGCACAATTCCGGACACGTTACGCTTGATTGGGCTTACACAAGTCAGTTTGAGCAACACATCCGCGCGGTTTGCGGATTACCTTTCGGTTCTACTGCGGTTCGAGGACAGGGCGGCAAGATGGTCAATGTTATTGGTAATCTCGAGCAGGTCCAAGCATCTTTGCCTCATCCGAAAGCGAGAATCTACATCTACGGCAAGCCAGCACGGCCCGGACGCAAGCTCGGTCACATTAATCGCCCCTTGATGAATTAA
- a CDS encoding NUDIX domain-containing protein — MKDFDKNLRPSVGCGVMIFKDGKVLLGKRKSAHGKGQFCFPGGHLEYMESIVDCVRRETKEEAGIEIKNIRFLRVYNEKEYAPKHYINISFVADWKSGVPKVCEPDSFESWGWYDMDKLPSPLYAMVPNVIDSYKTGKVFYDA, encoded by the coding sequence ATGAAAGACTTCGATAAAAATTTACGACCATCTGTGGGGTGTGGAGTAATGATCTTTAAAGATGGGAAAGTTTTGCTGGGAAAGCGCAAAAGCGCACACGGAAAAGGCCAGTTTTGTTTTCCCGGCGGACATTTAGAATACATGGAATCGATTGTGGACTGTGTTAGACGAGAGACAAAAGAGGAAGCCGGAATTGAAATTAAAAATATTCGATTTCTGCGAGTGTACAACGAAAAAGAATATGCCCCCAAACATTACATCAACATTAGTTTCGTAGCCGATTGGAAATCTGGCGTGCCAAAAGTGTGTGAGCCTGATTCATTTGAGTCGTGGGGTTGGTATGATATGGACAAGCTTCCGTCGCCCTTGTATGCAATGGTGCCGAATGTGATTGATAGCTACAAAACTGGCAAAGTTTTTTATGATGCGTAA
- a CDS encoding NAD-dependent epimerase/dehydratase family protein has translation MAKKTILVTGGAGFIGSNLIEQLVKNSSNEVYSLDNYSTGSKENHVAGATYIAGDTREIAQLVKIKPDLIFHLGEYARVEKSFEDMEMVWASNKNGTFAVLQFARNAGAKIVYAGSSTKFGDGGLGRDQSPYAWTKASNTELVKNYGVWFGLKYAITYFYNVYGPREISTGGFATVIGIFKEKAKNGQALSVVAPGTQTRIFTHVDDIVRGLILVGEKGLGDGYGLGAEEEYSILDIAKLFGGEIQMLPERAGNRMTSTIDLSRSRDELGWRAEKSIKKYVEEFLTSVN, from the coding sequence ATGGCAAAAAAGACTATTTTAGTAACCGGTGGAGCGGGCTTTATTGGCTCAAATCTGATTGAGCAACTGGTAAAAAATTCCAGTAACGAGGTTTACTCGCTGGACAACTATTCAACGGGTTCAAAAGAAAACCATGTTGCTGGCGCAACCTATATTGCCGGTGACACGCGTGAGATTGCTCAATTGGTAAAAATTAAACCCGATTTGATATTTCATTTGGGTGAGTATGCTCGTGTCGAAAAAAGTTTCGAGGATATGGAAATGGTTTGGGCTTCAAATAAAAATGGGACGTTTGCGGTATTGCAATTTGCTCGGAATGCTGGTGCCAAAATCGTCTACGCTGGTTCAAGTACTAAATTCGGCGATGGGGGACTCGGCCGCGACCAAAGTCCGTACGCCTGGACCAAGGCCAGCAACACCGAGCTCGTAAAAAATTATGGCGTTTGGTTTGGTCTCAAGTATGCCATCACGTATTTTTATAACGTCTACGGCCCACGAGAAATTTCTACTGGTGGCTTTGCGACGGTCATCGGAATTTTTAAAGAAAAAGCAAAAAATGGCCAGGCGCTTTCTGTGGTTGCTCCGGGAACTCAAACTCGGATTTTTACACATGTTGACGATATCGTTCGAGGTTTAATTTTGGTTGGAGAAAAAGGCCTTGGTGATGGCTATGGTTTGGGTGCAGAAGAAGAGTATTCAATACTGGACATTGCCAAACTTTTTGGTGGAGAAATCCAAATGTTGCCTGAGCGCGCGGGCAATCGCATGACTTCTACTATCGACCTTTCTCGTTCTCGCGACGAGCTGGGTTGGCGAGCAGAGAAAAGTATTAAAAAATATGTTGAGGAGTTTTTAACGTCAGTTAATTAG